A window of the Acidimicrobiales bacterium genome harbors these coding sequences:
- the xylA gene encoding xylose isomerase: MSEPFFPGVDAIVYQGPDGDDPLAFRWYDADRVVLGKTMAEHLRFGVCYWHSFAWDGSDIFGAGTLDRPWNPATTSGAAAAMEPMAAAKMKMSAAFEFVEKLGAPFFSFHDADIAPAGATFAESARSLDEMVEEAAGHMERTGVQLLWGTTNAFSHPRFMSGAATNPDPALFQYAAAQVAHCLTATKKLGGANYVLWGGREGYETLLNTDMKRELDQLGRFLNMVVEHKHAIGFEGTLLIEPKPMEPTKHQYDYDVATVYGFLQKYGLENELKVNIEVNHATLAGHDFHHEVATAVNNGIFGSIDANAGDDRLGWDLDLFPRSVEQMTLGMLEILRGGGFTTGGLMFDTKMRRQSIERDDLFHGHIGGMDTMARSLLAAASIIEEGEIDRRRNERYAGWDDRHDILDGAVTLQQLHDAQMTGSEPTPRSGRQEALENLVARHIERAR; the protein is encoded by the coding sequence ATGAGCGAACCGTTCTTTCCCGGTGTCGATGCCATTGTCTACCAGGGGCCCGACGGTGACGATCCGCTGGCGTTCCGCTGGTACGACGCCGACCGGGTGGTGTTGGGCAAGACGATGGCCGAGCATCTTCGGTTCGGCGTCTGCTACTGGCACTCGTTCGCCTGGGACGGCTCCGACATCTTTGGCGCCGGCACGCTCGATCGTCCCTGGAACCCGGCAACGACCAGCGGCGCTGCTGCAGCGATGGAACCCATGGCCGCGGCGAAGATGAAGATGTCAGCCGCCTTCGAGTTCGTCGAGAAGCTCGGTGCCCCCTTCTTCTCGTTCCATGACGCCGACATCGCCCCGGCCGGAGCGACGTTCGCCGAGTCGGCCCGCAGCCTCGACGAAATGGTCGAAGAGGCAGCGGGTCACATGGAGCGCACCGGGGTGCAACTCCTTTGGGGAACCACCAACGCGTTCTCCCACCCACGGTTCATGTCCGGCGCAGCCACCAACCCGGATCCAGCCCTCTTCCAGTACGCCGCGGCTCAGGTCGCGCACTGCCTCACCGCCACCAAGAAGCTCGGCGGTGCGAACTACGTGCTCTGGGGTGGTCGAGAGGGATACGAGACCCTGCTCAACACCGACATGAAGCGAGAGCTCGACCAGCTCGGCCGGTTCCTCAACATGGTCGTGGAACACAAGCACGCCATCGGCTTCGAGGGCACCCTGCTCATCGAGCCGAAGCCGATGGAGCCGACCAAGCACCAGTACGACTACGACGTGGCCACGGTCTACGGCTTTTTGCAGAAGTACGGTCTCGAGAATGAGCTGAAGGTCAACATCGAGGTGAACCACGCCACGCTGGCCGGCCATGACTTCCACCACGAGGTCGCGACCGCCGTGAACAACGGCATCTTCGGTTCGATCGACGCCAATGCCGGCGATGATCGCCTCGGGTGGGATCTCGACCTGTTCCCGAGGTCGGTGGAACAGATGACGCTGGGCATGCTCGAGATCCTCCGCGGCGGTGGGTTCACCACCGGCGGCCTGATGTTCGACACGAAGATGCGGCGCCAGTCGATCGAGCGTGACGACCTCTTCCACGGGCACATCGGCGGGATGGACACCATGGCCCGTTCGCTGCTGGCGGCCGCCTCGATCATCGAGGAGGGCGAGATCGATCGTCGTCGGAATGAGCGCTACGCCGGATGGGACGACCGCCACGACATCCTCGACGGCGCGGTCACGCTCCAGCAGCTGCACGACGCGCAGATGACCGGCAGCGAGCCCACGCCGCGCAGTGGTCGTCAGGAGGCGCTCGAGAACCTCGTGGCCCGCCACATCGAACGCGCTCGCTGA
- a CDS encoding SGNH/GDSL hydrolase family protein, with protein sequence MHRRLIGAIAALVLVGAVIGGLAWQRDRRSAAEASPSPSTDTTIETVVTTTPAAPLRVVILGDSYTQLDQWASEVADAANWDHENLALSGTGYVSTAGRSACGLDVCPNYHDRLITAAELVPDADVIVITGGVNDPTGTIVIDAVHATYSEARRLFPEATIVGFSPFGKATEYPESLVALRSIIRDEVSSVDGVYVDVGHPLADHPEWIRSDGLHPTDEGQHALAVAILAALRSRAPDLIGR encoded by the coding sequence ATGCATCGCCGACTGATTGGGGCTATCGCCGCCCTGGTGCTCGTGGGTGCCGTGATCGGCGGACTCGCCTGGCAGCGAGATCGCCGCAGTGCCGCCGAAGCATCGCCGTCGCCGTCGACGGACACCACGATCGAGACCGTCGTGACCACCACACCAGCGGCTCCGCTGCGGGTCGTCATCCTCGGCGACTCCTACACCCAGCTCGATCAGTGGGCGTCCGAGGTCGCCGACGCAGCGAACTGGGATCACGAGAACCTCGCCCTGTCAGGCACGGGGTACGTGTCGACGGCGGGCCGCAGCGCCTGCGGCCTCGACGTCTGCCCCAACTACCACGATCGCTTGATCACCGCCGCCGAGCTCGTCCCCGATGCCGATGTGATCGTCATCACCGGCGGTGTCAACGATCCAACCGGCACGATCGTCATCGACGCCGTTCACGCCACCTACAGCGAGGCTCGTCGCTTGTTCCCCGAGGCGACGATCGTCGGGTTCAGCCCCTTCGGCAAGGCGACCGAGTATCCCGAGTCACTGGTGGCGCTGCGCAGCATCATCCGTGACGAGGTGTCGTCGGTGGATGGCGTCTACGTCGACGTCGGGCACCCGCTCGCCGACCACCCCGAGTGGATTCGCAGCGACGGCCTCCATCCGACCGACGAAGGACAGCACGCGCTGGCCGTGGCAATCCTCGCCGCCCTGCGATCCCGGGCGCCCGACCTGATCGGTCGCTGA
- a CDS encoding serine protease, translating into MFESLTQHHVLPKHQSDSCRPPSVKRRGRMVAVAAAALAASACGGGGDVVGSAAVSTTVSTATTSTTAEQAPISVAAAEQTRATDCPDLGDSIANVNAATYAVYGEAIVNGDTGPELVHFQIGTAWAVDRRLLVTNAHVTQAFVEFAEQGAQLERALAIQAGTGTVVELLQEVTHPDYSGDPLTSPDIGLFSTRDELPVRLELADDDVKLELGEEVQIVGFPGDVTDFIEIVPGETVPQATSLNGQITALRSHDDTATVDNENVDVIQHQAPTTPGTSGSSIVACGKVIGINNAGTVNLIATPSADGSLTIDRQAAAANNFGVHVHHIREMLELFDDGALVGEALPIEAVRVDVPSEAAAERLLLQGEVGDPYAHTFVIEVLDDGSLVGTSDWEGNAFQLQGTIFEDGSILLVDDAYEASDGQLLRGIYEAVITGDDTIEGIYYEEGAEDAQAPFVAQVLG; encoded by the coding sequence ATGTTCGAATCACTTACTCAACACCACGTCCTCCCGAAGCATCAGTCCGACAGCTGCCGACCACCGTCCGTCAAGCGGCGAGGTCGAATGGTGGCCGTTGCCGCTGCGGCGCTCGCGGCCTCGGCGTGCGGAGGTGGTGGAGATGTCGTCGGTAGCGCAGCCGTGTCGACGACGGTCTCGACGGCGACGACGTCCACCACGGCCGAGCAGGCACCGATCTCGGTCGCCGCAGCCGAGCAAACCCGCGCCACGGATTGTCCCGACCTGGGTGACTCCATCGCCAATGTCAATGCTGCCACCTATGCGGTCTACGGCGAGGCCATCGTGAACGGCGACACCGGTCCTGAGTTGGTGCACTTCCAGATCGGGACGGCCTGGGCTGTCGATCGACGCCTACTCGTCACCAACGCGCACGTGACGCAAGCGTTCGTCGAGTTCGCCGAGCAGGGTGCCCAGCTGGAGCGGGCGTTGGCGATCCAAGCCGGAACCGGAACGGTGGTCGAGTTGCTCCAAGAGGTCACGCACCCGGACTACAGCGGCGATCCGCTCACCTCGCCCGACATCGGACTCTTCAGCACTCGGGACGAACTCCCGGTCCGGCTCGAACTCGCCGATGACGACGTCAAGCTGGAGCTTGGGGAAGAAGTGCAGATCGTCGGCTTCCCGGGCGACGTCACCGACTTCATCGAGATCGTGCCGGGCGAGACGGTGCCGCAGGCAACCTCGCTCAACGGTCAGATCACGGCGTTGCGGAGTCACGATGACACCGCAACGGTGGACAACGAGAACGTCGATGTGATCCAGCACCAAGCACCGACCACGCCGGGGACGTCGGGATCATCGATCGTCGCCTGCGGCAAGGTGATCGGCATCAACAACGCAGGCACGGTGAACCTGATCGCAACGCCGTCCGCCGATGGGTCGCTCACCATCGATCGCCAAGCCGCAGCTGCGAACAATTTCGGGGTTCACGTGCATCACATCCGAGAGATGCTCGAACTGTTCGACGACGGTGCGCTGGTGGGTGAGGCGCTGCCGATCGAGGCGGTGCGGGTCGATGTCCCCAGCGAAGCGGCAGCGGAGCGGCTGCTACTCCAAGGGGAGGTCGGCGACCCGTATGCGCACACGTTCGTGATCGAGGTGCTGGACGACGGGTCGTTGGTCGGGACGTCGGACTGGGAAGGCAACGCGTTCCAGCTCCAGGGCACCATCTTCGAAGACGGCTCGATCCTGTTGGTCGACGACGCCTACGAGGCATCGGACGGCCAGTTGCTACGCGGTATCTACGAGGCGGTCATCACCGGTGACGACACCATCGAGGGCATCTACTACGAGGAAGGCGCCGAGGACGCCCAGGCCCCGTTCGTCGCCCAGGTCCTGGGCTGA
- a CDS encoding peroxiredoxin: protein MSLHLGDTAPDFTAETTDGELSFHDWKKGSWAVFFSHPADYTPVCTTELGRTAALESEFAKRNTKAMALSIDPIEDHRGWAPDIGEVTGTALNFPIVADPDRKVAELYDMIHPGAGDTSTVRSVFIIDPDNKLRLMLTYPKSVGRNFDEIVRVLDALQATDRDPIATPADWRPGDRVIVGLGVSTDEAKERFSNVEELKPYLRFADAPTS from the coding sequence ATGAGTTTGCACCTGGGCGACACCGCCCCCGACTTCACCGCCGAGACCACCGACGGCGAGCTCTCCTTCCACGATTGGAAGAAGGGTTCGTGGGCGGTGTTCTTCAGCCATCCGGCCGACTACACCCCGGTCTGCACCACCGAACTCGGCCGCACCGCGGCCCTCGAGAGCGAGTTCGCCAAGCGGAACACCAAGGCGATGGCGCTGTCGATCGATCCGATCGAGGACCATCGTGGTTGGGCCCCCGACATCGGCGAGGTGACCGGCACAGCGCTCAACTTCCCGATCGTGGCCGATCCCGATCGCAAGGTCGCCGAGCTCTACGACATGATCCATCCGGGTGCCGGTGACACCTCGACCGTCCGGTCGGTCTTCATCATCGATCCGGACAACAAGCTGCGGCTGATGCTCACCTACCCCAAGTCGGTGGGTCGCAATTTCGACGAGATCGTCCGTGTCTTGGACGCACTCCAGGCGACCGACCGGGATCCGATCGCCACGCCGGCTGACTGGCGTCCGGGCGACCGAGTGATTGTCGGCCTCGGAGTCTCGACCGACGAGGCGAAGGAACGCTTCAGCAACGTCGAGGAACTCAAGCCCTACCTACGCTTCGCCGACGCCCCGACGTCCTGA
- a CDS encoding AAA family ATPase gives MSHTQRRRARAGHRYRHGYASGTDYVARPEPLPEAGRSGSQWKVEQSLPARGRELGLIEDALSSLSSGAGRVVLVSGSAGAGKTTLLRAALGDPVGVRVLSGRAYRFQIPVAFGPIVEALGPSMRADADVERLTANLHSLASLFDGLPLVPPEHGDASLQRPRLLHALHTLIHRMATHGPVAVAIDDAQWADNATVEFLSLLAESVHDVPVAVLLGVRHDDHDANEQATRFFTRVRRDGAAQVTLEPLDAAGVSDVVASVLGEGRVPPELIRLLLERTGGTPLYLVEALSQMQQQGDVTRVGAAWQFNGTRIPPSTFGPDLMAGRLAGSTEDEQEILQMLALHGEPIAETELVALGVDTSRLGPLARRRLVVESVIEGVPRWSLEHPVLADVIVEQLTTTDRQARHERLARLFVTNDPDRFAHHLLGAGERAVRVVGSEVAVARALRSAGELALRRGELIEATDLLTATLGWVREPRPDPLAAAITSELAIAWHDRGHHGIARQLAREAMDECLSIGDVDGALGAAEVLANALFLANIHDQTWIEELAQRVAEEGTDLQRLGIRFRQFAIASRSGAQVPVDDEPMRSFRELASSDDESVARHAEMLLELDERLRSATLQQLAELYGRFANEPTTIDSFRAVGWNGLIETTMAQGRWDESEQLERDYLEWVDSTRVPRTWRLAVLRWNRLLARADVGAALQTEFEFGYAAARNPRVTALHAYQLVATHDAAGDLAALEDPDLIATIESCLASGERGTRRYIECAHLMRVALVGDLDAVAAAPRPALGLHDGLPLASYLANAVADVARRDLEAVRQSTDALRAVDPDGVDLPHALANRLDGEVALRVGDAELGARLLRRAHSWFIERGLPIEAARSAVLLEPFDPVDDAAVVDLEQRLRELDVSRRADQLALLLRQRGLFDGQSGDDSSTPAERLSKRERQVAELVMAGMTNREVADQLFISVRTVTSHLDHIYTKLGVSSRQDLAPILRSDAIDLRSEQGHRSIR, from the coding sequence ATGTCCCATACTCAACGTCGCCGAGCGCGTGCTGGGCATCGGTATCGCCACGGTTACGCATCCGGGACCGACTACGTAGCGAGACCGGAACCGTTGCCGGAAGCGGGTCGAAGTGGTAGCCAGTGGAAGGTGGAACAGTCGCTTCCCGCTCGTGGACGGGAGCTCGGTCTGATTGAGGACGCCCTATCGAGTCTGTCGAGTGGGGCAGGGCGGGTCGTGCTCGTCAGCGGTTCGGCGGGAGCGGGCAAGACCACCCTCCTCCGAGCGGCCCTCGGCGATCCGGTGGGGGTGCGAGTGCTGTCGGGGCGGGCCTATCGATTCCAGATCCCTGTGGCCTTCGGACCGATCGTCGAAGCGCTGGGGCCATCGATGCGGGCCGATGCCGATGTCGAGCGCTTGACGGCGAACCTGCATTCGCTCGCTTCGCTGTTCGATGGTCTGCCGCTGGTGCCGCCGGAACATGGCGACGCTTCGCTCCAGCGGCCCCGTTTGCTCCACGCACTCCATACGCTCATCCATCGAATGGCGACCCATGGACCGGTGGCGGTCGCGATCGATGACGCGCAATGGGCCGACAATGCGACGGTCGAATTCCTGTCGCTCCTGGCGGAATCGGTGCACGACGTTCCTGTCGCCGTACTCCTCGGGGTCCGTCACGACGATCACGATGCCAACGAACAGGCGACACGGTTCTTTACTCGCGTGCGTCGCGATGGTGCCGCCCAGGTCACGCTCGAACCTCTCGACGCTGCTGGGGTATCCGATGTCGTAGCGTCGGTCCTCGGGGAGGGACGAGTGCCGCCGGAGTTGATCCGGCTACTCCTCGAGCGAACCGGCGGGACGCCGCTCTACCTCGTCGAAGCCCTCAGCCAGATGCAGCAACAAGGCGATGTCACGAGGGTCGGCGCCGCCTGGCAGTTCAACGGGACCCGCATCCCACCTTCGACCTTCGGGCCCGACCTGATGGCGGGCCGACTCGCCGGAAGCACCGAGGACGAGCAAGAAATCCTGCAGATGCTCGCTCTGCACGGAGAGCCGATCGCCGAGACGGAACTCGTCGCACTCGGTGTCGACACCAGCAGACTCGGGCCTCTGGCTCGTCGTCGACTCGTCGTCGAGTCCGTCATCGAAGGCGTGCCACGATGGTCGCTCGAGCATCCGGTCCTGGCCGATGTGATCGTCGAACAGCTGACCACCACGGATCGCCAGGCCCGACACGAACGTCTGGCACGTCTGTTCGTCACCAACGATCCAGATCGATTCGCCCATCACCTGCTCGGTGCCGGTGAGCGCGCCGTGCGAGTTGTCGGGTCGGAGGTTGCCGTCGCTCGAGCTCTGCGATCTGCAGGTGAGCTCGCATTGCGTCGCGGTGAGCTGATCGAGGCGACCGATCTCTTGACGGCGACGCTCGGATGGGTCCGGGAGCCGAGACCTGATCCTCTTGCCGCCGCCATCACCTCGGAGCTCGCGATCGCCTGGCACGACCGTGGGCACCATGGCATCGCCCGCCAGCTCGCACGAGAGGCGATGGACGAGTGCCTCTCGATCGGCGACGTCGACGGCGCGCTCGGTGCCGCCGAGGTTCTCGCCAACGCTCTGTTCCTTGCGAACATCCACGACCAGACCTGGATCGAAGAACTGGCGCAGCGAGTCGCCGAGGAGGGAACTGACCTGCAGCGCCTGGGAATCCGGTTCCGCCAGTTCGCGATCGCGTCGCGCAGCGGTGCGCAGGTCCCTGTCGACGACGAACCGATGCGGTCGTTTCGGGAACTGGCGTCCTCCGATGACGAGTCGGTGGCACGCCACGCCGAGATGCTCCTCGAGCTGGATGAACGGCTCCGCTCCGCGACGCTGCAGCAGCTGGCAGAGCTCTACGGGCGGTTCGCCAACGAGCCGACGACGATCGACAGCTTCCGCGCCGTCGGGTGGAACGGCCTGATCGAGACCACCATGGCCCAAGGCCGCTGGGATGAGAGTGAGCAGCTCGAGCGAGACTACCTCGAATGGGTCGACTCGACCAGGGTGCCGCGTACGTGGCGGCTGGCCGTTCTGCGATGGAACCGACTGCTTGCCCGCGCCGACGTCGGTGCCGCGCTACAGACGGAGTTCGAGTTCGGCTACGCCGCTGCTCGCAATCCACGGGTGACTGCGCTCCACGCGTATCAGCTGGTTGCCACCCACGACGCGGCCGGCGACCTCGCCGCGCTGGAAGACCCGGATCTGATCGCCACCATCGAGTCATGCCTGGCGAGCGGCGAGCGGGGCACAAGGCGCTACATCGAGTGCGCGCACCTGATGCGAGTGGCATTGGTCGGCGACCTCGACGCCGTCGCTGCTGCTCCGAGACCAGCGCTGGGGTTGCACGATGGCCTGCCGCTGGCCTCCTACCTGGCCAACGCCGTCGCCGATGTTGCGCGTCGAGACCTGGAAGCAGTGCGGCAGTCGACCGACGCGCTTCGAGCCGTCGATCCCGACGGTGTCGATCTTCCGCATGCGTTGGCCAACCGCCTTGACGGCGAGGTGGCGCTACGCGTTGGTGACGCCGAGCTCGGTGCTCGACTCCTGCGTCGGGCACATTCGTGGTTCATCGAGCGAGGTCTCCCGATCGAAGCGGCGAGGAGCGCCGTCCTGCTCGAGCCATTCGACCCCGTCGATGACGCCGCGGTGGTGGACCTCGAGCAGCGTCTCCGCGAGCTCGACGTCTCGCGACGAGCCGACCAGTTGGCGCTGCTCCTTCGTCAGCGGGGCCTGTTCGATGGACAATCTGGCGACGATTCGTCGACGCCGGCGGAGCGACTGTCCAAACGTGAACGTCAGGTGGCGGAACTGGTGATGGCGGGGATGACGAACCGCGAGGTCGCCGATCAACTCTTCATCTCCGTCCGGACCGTGACCAGCCACCTCGATCACATCTATACGAAGCTCGGTGTCTCCTCGCGACAGGATCTGGCACCCATCCTGCGTAGCGACGCGATCGATCTGCGTTCGGAGCAAGGGCACCGCAGCATTCGCTGA